One Methanobacterium formicicum DSM 3637 genomic window, TACCCTCTAAAATTGCGAAGAAATCGTCCTGTAATTTTTTCGTAATTTCTCCCCGCTTACCATTACCTACAGTTATGCGGTCAACCGATCTTATGGGACTTATTTCGGCTGCAGTACCGGTTAAAAAGAGTTCATCGGCTACGTAAAGCATTTCCCGGGGTATTTCTTCTTCTTTAACTTCCAAATCCATGTCTCTGGCCAGGGTGATTACAGAATTCCTGGTAATACCGTCCAGCAATGAAGAAGCACGGGGTGGTGTGTGCAGGACTCCGTCCTTTACAATGAATATGTTTTCTCCACTACCTTCACTGACCATTCCCTGGTAGTCCAGCATTATAGCTTCATCATAATTATTGGACACGGCTTCCATTTTGGCCAGCTGGCTGTTCATGTAGTTAGAACCGGCTTTGGCCATGTTGGGCATGGTGTTGGGAGCCATACGGCGCCAGGTAGAAACACCAACATCCACTCCATTTTCCAGAGCCTCTTCTCCCAGGTATTTTCCCCAGGCCCAGACAGCGATAATGGATTCCACCGGGCAGTTCAGGGGATAAACTCCCAGTTCAGCATAACCTCGGAATATAGCAGGACGAATATAGCACGCATCCAGCTGGTTAATCTTGATGGTATCCAGGATAGCCTGACAGAAGTCTTCCTGAGAGTAGGGTATTTCCATTCGATAGATTTTAGCGGAGTTGTAGAGGCGTTGAACATGTTCTTTTAAGCGGAACACTGCCGGACCTTTTTTAGTATTATAACACCTTATTCCCTCAAAAACACTGGATCCGTAGTGAACTACGTGTGATAATGCATGAATGTTTGCTTCCTTCCAATCAACTAATTCTCCATTGAACCATATTTTTCCTGACTCGTCAAAGGCCATGTTATCCCTCAAAAATTAAATAATGATCTTATCCAGAATCTATTGGTTACACTAGTTTATTAAATTATATTTACCAACTATTTGCCGGTAATAATCCTGTAGCTATATTTTCATAAATGGTTAAATTTTC contains:
- the ilvE gene encoding branched-chain-amino-acid transaminase; this translates as MAFDESGKIWFNGELVDWKEANIHALSHVVHYGSSVFEGIRCYNTKKGPAVFRLKEHVQRLYNSAKIYRMEIPYSQEDFCQAILDTIKINQLDACYIRPAIFRGYAELGVYPLNCPVESIIAVWAWGKYLGEEALENGVDVGVSTWRRMAPNTMPNMAKAGSNYMNSQLAKMEAVSNNYDEAIMLDYQGMVSEGSGENIFIVKDGVLHTPPRASSLLDGITRNSVITLARDMDLEVKEEEIPREMLYVADELFLTGTAAEISPIRSVDRITVGNGKRGEITKKLQDDFFAILEGNAEDKYGWLTFV